A segment of the Gossypium hirsutum isolate 1008001.06 chromosome D10, Gossypium_hirsutum_v2.1, whole genome shotgun sequence genome:
GGTTTAACAATTGGACCGAAAAACACACCCTGACACCTAAGAACACCCTTTAGCCACTAACCGACCTTTCCGTCGAGCCACAGTACCATcaagatttctttttattttatacagCCATTTGCAACCAATTGCCTTCCGTCCTAGTGGCAAAGGAACTAACTCCCAAGTACGACTCTGAATAAGAGCATCATACTCATATTGAGCCACTACTCGCCACTCTTTTTGTGCAAACGCTTCATCAATCGTATATGGCTCACAATCAAGTAGTGTAACTACTAAAGCTTTAGGTTTAAAGATATCTGCTTTGGAACGGGTGATCATATGATGTGTATTGCCTAGTGGCTGTGGAGGATCTATTGTAGTGATAGACAACACCAGTGTGGGGGAAGAAGTGTTGCTATTGTGATTTAAGGCACCTACATCATTTTCCAAAGGTGACAACTTAAGTGTGGGGAGAGAGGTGCTGCTACTGGGACCCAAGGTACTGACATTATTTTCCAAAAATGGCGAGTCTATGGCACTATGGGACGAAACCGCAGGACTTTGGATGTCGACATCTCTGTTAGGAGAGACAGAGTGATGTGATTGAGACTATACAAAAAGAACAAATGTGGTAATACAATCGGTTGTTGAGGTAGAAGATGAAGAGTACTCCGCAAACAAAAATCGactttcataaaaaataacatgtcGAGATACAACAATTTTACCATCAGATGTAAGACATTGATATCCTTTATGCTGGGAACTGTAACCTAAAAAGGTACAAGGCTGAGACCAAAATTCCAACTTGTGATTATTAAATGAGCATAGATATGGGAAGCAATAACACTCGAATATTTAAAGATGACCATAAGTAGGGGACTTACTATAAAGAACCAAGTCCAGGGACTGATCACGTAAGACCGTAGTGGGTAAACGATTTATTAAATAAAGCGCACACAAAATGGTATAACCCTAAAACTTTATTGGTAAGTTTGCTTGAGCAAGCAATGTGAGTCCAAATATGGTGATGTTTTCTTTCTACCATGCCATTTTGTTTAGACGTATGTGGACATGTGATCCAATGAATTATACTATTCTGAGTTAACAcatatgtgaataattgaaacTCGTCATCCCAATCACtttgaaattgtttaatttcTTTCACAAATTAAGTCTTAACCATTCTCTAAAACTGAATGAAACAATCAATAGCTTGAGATTTGCGTTGAATAAAAAAAACCacgtaaaatgactaaaaacatCAATAAAAGAGATATAATACCAAGTACTACCACATACAACAGCATTAGGTCCCCATAAGTCCAATACAACCAACTTAAAATGAGATGTATATACCGTAGTAGAATCTGTAAAAGGCAAATTGTGAGATTTTCCTTTTTGACAAGCAATACAGACATAAGCAAGCTTATCTTTATTTGCAACAAAATTACCAAGTTTTTAATACTGACTAAACAACATGTGCCGAAGAATGACCCAGACGACGATGCCACAATTCGAACATATCAAAATTGGAGTGGCTTGAATCCAATTCAGTACTATTTACAGACATATCAGCATCTCCACAGTTTTCAATGGCAATAGGAGAAAATCGATAAAGTCCATCATGAGTGTGGCCTCGTAATAATATTACCTAAGTTTGAATATCCTTACCTACACAATAAGAGGGTGAAATTCAAAGAAAACATTTCAGTCTAGAGCAAATTGTGAAACAGACAATAATTTTTTACGAATACTTAGCACATGTAAAACATTAGATAAATGCAAcaccttaattttttttgtaagaaACGTAGTATTACCCACATTTGCAATAGTAGCATACGTCCCATCACCTATTAAAAGTGGAATATTGCCTGAATATTGTGTGGCTATATTTAATACCGAAGCCGCTTGACAGACGTGATTGGTAGCTCTTGATTCAATGTACCTTGATGTTGAAGCATTATTTTCTACGAGAAAAGGGACATATGGCTCCACATGATTTTTTATAGTTGGATTCTCAAAATTCAGCTCACAAGCAAACCCGGATGTAGTAGCATTCCATGTATTTTCACTAGAAAATTCAGACTTAGAGAAATCTGGGATTCGAGGAATCCCAACACACGGCTGAAGGTCCATGGGAGCACCTTGACCTAACTCCCAAAACGCAGAAGCAGCAGTTGCCATAGGAGCAAGCCTAATCGGTCTTCGCATGTCAGGCTGCAAGGCCCACGAAATCCCTCCTTTAGCAACAGGACTATCCACATTTGTAGCTTGCAAAACACACGCAGACCCAGCCTGCAAACGAACTTGCCCATTAAGGGCCACATGGTTGATTGATGGCCTAACGCTATAACCCAAATAAGGACCAAAATTAGGTTTAACAAACCCTGTTATTGTAGCATCAGGTCAAAAGCCAGCATCCATTTCTTGCCCAACTGCTGCGTCAAAGGCCCCCGCTCGACCTTGAGAGACCCTCAACAACGCCAGTGCTGGAGGACCATCGTACAGTCGATCAAAGCGGTAGTAACACCGTTGGGTTAAGTGACCAAGGCGACCACAGATCTGACACTAAACATGCCTTTTCAAACTCCGACTACGGCCACCATAGACGGTGCGCCCACCCCTCGAAGACAATGCCATCGTTGGAAAAACATGAGTCATATCGGTAGAGCTTACCATGTTGACCTGAACCGAACTGTCAAGAGAAAGTTGCTTGTGACGATTTTCACAGTCCAGAAGGACTTCCACCAACCGATCAAGGCGCATCGGTTCCAGTGCAAACGCGACCATCGTGACAACCACGTCAAATTCAACAAACATCCCAACAAGAACCACATCATCCTGCTCACTATCGGTTATTGGGTGGCCAGAAGCAGCAAGGAGATCACAAAGATGCTTAATCTTGGCTAGATATTAGGTGACGCTAAGATTTCCCTTTTTTAAAGCATGCAACTCATGTTAGATTCTGGAGATCTTAGAACTAGAGGCAGCATCAAATAATTGAGAGGCCTTACACCAGACCTCGTGTTTTGTCAATGTACTTGTAAAAGACGAGAGTATATCTCCACTAATTGTGGATAAAATCCAGGAAGCACGTAACTTATCTTGCTATTTAAAGTAGGTAAAATCAAGATTAGGAACAGACTTCCCTTTTGAATTAGGTGTCCAAACCCTTTTTTTGAAATTGactttatatttaaaaatgaagATGGAGtcccaccaatcctttttattaggtgtgattggatcacctcgagatttaatcattttaataaaatattaattttaccaaAACAATGATTTTCAGTCtacaaaatttgagaaataagttcgggagtcagttaagtatgaggaaggattagcaccctcataacgcccaaaattggtacctagttgattacttggtGTCGTAGtgtcaaaaattgagaatttaaagAGGATTTAAAATGCGATCCTTTTCATGCGATGTTATTTGATGGTATTGAAAATGTCCCTatctaattgaatttttaatgaggAGGTTTTCTCATTTCGGGTCGATCAAGACGAAAAGTCATGTCTCTTAAGGTGGGGCACAAAATCTCGAATAAGAACTCTTACCGTTTAATTATTTCCTAAatcttatgtatttttaattaatttttttttaaaaaaagaagagggGCGTTCGATTATTTCGATTCAAGGAGAAAATTGTACCCCGTATGTTAGGGGCACAATTTTTCGAATCCTCAAAATAAAGAACATTGCCTCGATTTAAATTACCAAATATACGTCGTATAAAAACGAACACAACATTTAATGTAATATGCGATTAATTTATTCGATTGTTGGtataaaaatgaatgaatatttgcatGTGTTGTATAATATGGTACTGgcaaaaatggaataaaatagcTTACATGGGTAAAaacaatgataataaaataataaaaaaatagtagtgGGAAAAATTTTTAGTCGATTAATAATACTActtaataatggtaataatagtaaaataataagagaAAGTATGATAATACTATGATCATGATTGTGTAATATTAGAAATGACAAAATGTTAAACATAAAACATTTATTAGCAATAATAATCATTTAACAATGAcatcaacatttaaaaataaagaaaaaaaactaaaatgaaatgATCAAGAAACTTAAGGATAAAAATGTAAGTTACGcaaattaaaaggtaaaaatataaataaggaaattaaataacagaaagtaaaggggtgggattaaagaaataaaaagactaaattgaaatttaaaaaaaattgaagtaggAATTGCAAAAgacaaaaaaacaaataaaggattaaattaaaacaaaatagaaaaaagggGACCTAGGGTGTTATTTCCCCAACCTCAATACACGTGTCATTACTTTAGTGGGTCAACAGTGGGTCAAGGGACTGATTTGTAAGGAAATACAATTAAAGggataaaaagtaaaataaataaaaagatataggACGAAATTTAAAAAAGGGCAAAAAAGCAGAAGGACCTAAACATCAATTTGACCCTCCTCTTCAAAACACGCAGATCCCAAGAGGATCCAGGTCGGGTTTTAAGGTTGGCCCCAAAACAACATCGTTTTGGGGCATTTGGAGCCACTATGAAATGACGTCGTTTAGATAGCTCtagttaagtaaaaaaaaataaaagtaatttgtaaccagtttttttaaaaaaattcattttacccttttttttctcAAGCTCTCCCCCTGTTCGGCTATAGGGCGGTAGGTCTCCGCCGTGGTCGCCGGTCATCGGCAAGGGAGATTGCCGCCTCCGGTGGCCGAGGTACCCAGAAAAATCCCCTTCGAGCCCCTTTTTGTGTGGAACTCCGATCTGGGGTTAAAATCCCCAGAAAATCTGTCAAAGTTCGGCTGAAAGCAGAGAAACCTTTCAGTTTCTCCCCTTTTCGATGAGGCACTCGACGGAACCCTAGGGGATTCTGAGGCTTCTTAAGTTGGAGAAAGGGGTTCTACGACAACGCTCGATaggtaaacaataaaaattaaacctttgtttgttttctttttttttttatgtttgcttcgaataaaaaataaaatagctaCCTTTTTAGTATTCTGTTCCTTTTTTTGTATTCTATTTCTCTAATGTGTAAAATACATAGGGTTtttgtttggcttttatagccgaatatagatattttgtttttttttgtttttttctttctatttttgttgtttctttgCTTCTGCTTTCTGTCCtctgcttttttttttgttttctttcccttTTATGCAGATGGTGGTGGCTAAGGGTAAAGTCATGACGGTGGTGGCAGAGAGGTGTCAGATGGCACGCTTGCTGATGTGGCGAGGCTGCGGCATGGATGGAGATAGGGTGAGCTAgggtttttgaaattttgtagattttgggcttttagggttttttttgtatttgggcCAATCTGTTTTTGTAAATAGACTTAATAATGGactctttattattatttgttttacctttttttttggtttgttttgttTAGGTTTGGCCTGGACAAATTTGACCTGTTACATCAGGAACAAATCAAGGTAGAATAGTGACAGTGGCAAGAACGAAACCAGTTAAGTCATACGCTTTAATGATCAATTTCATTTGGTGTTGCCATTGAAGGAACGTTTCTTCTTTCAGTTTCACAATGTCGTGGCGAGGAAAGGATTGAACCACGCGGTAGAAAACACTATTAGCAACACCTTGTGAGGGCGGATGAAGACCAGTGGCAGATAGTGCGGAGTTGCCTTCATTGGTGGACATAATGAGAGCAACCGACGTTAGAATATTAGCAAAGAACTAATagcaacaaagaaaataaaacttaatactGAATTTTATGTGAATCTATTCTTGTTTTCATTAGAAGCtcaatatatgtatttatacaaCTCTCAGTAGATAACTGCTACTAACTGACTACTAACAATTTCTAACAGACTACAAACAGCCACAACTGATTAACTGTTTTAACAAATTCTAACACTCTGTATGGCTGACTAATTCACCAAGGTAAGCAACCTACTGCATCAAGCACTGAGCAAAAGAAGGCAAACCATGGGTAGCATACAATGTCGCCAAGTTTCCCAAGTATAGTTTGTTTAAAGTAATCATTATTTTTAGAATTATCATAATTCTTTTCTTAGAAGAAATAAATGCCAGGAAATTTAATAGAAGTAAATGGTGATAGCGACAGggcttttaactaaaattttgagaataaaaaaaaaggttaaaatccAAATGTACGAAAGATACAGAGACTTGAGAggatattttaatctttaaatttttattctataattttGGCACCACCATTTTATTGAAGTATAAATTGATTTCATAACAGTGCACTAACCGACCAAATTTCCACAGATAAGCCACATTTTGTATATACttattaattcttcaaaaatagGCTTCCTACAACACAATCGTAATTGTAATACTCAATTTTAGCCTAGGCtcacaaaaaataataaacccaaaataataaaacaaagtctaagtccagtacaaaattatatcatttggcccgatcggaatggctcATTACTTGAAAAgtttgaaggtccatctacaagcttatggaaacataatctttaaggatattcaatcttagatatgatatgcaatcttagaagatatgattatgtaatattagagatttaatttgtagataccctttaatcttagccgttgatttaattgatctgtaccgttagatttggggaggctcaactataaatagaggcctctcccttcattgtaaaggggtggagttgggagtaataataatttttaagagtattcactcaaatttctctctctcttgcgttcttattttctttggcttgttcttattttgttgatttatgtataatttatttattgatttgtatattgttgatttcaaatctctttttttccctttttattcattttcaaattcattattttcaaatttgtttacattttattttgccttatattttttattttaaattcattggtctttgattattgatgctatttaatcctctatttgttattctatttttttattaaattaattattttaatattattaatactattatgtggcatcattaatcttgtatcattattatttacttttttatgcctttaaatttcaaattttgttatatatatgcatgtatacatacatacgttttataatatatacatatacgtacacattttttaattttttataaatatatatacacgtacttttatatattttctatgtttcataattttatatacatacttatattcttttttacatattaaaatatgtatatttatatttatatatattttttatttttttatttttataattcacatacatatataattttcttatatgtacatatatatattttataatttttacccaaattcgtataaagagaaaattttgaaaaataaaggcaatactcggtatttggaatcttcgagagaattgaaccctaacgtattgggttccaactcTTTCGTTGAATCTGAATattcgagaatgctctttaatcaaaacataaataaaaagctcattatcgagaattcaatacgttgtgtcctaacgcattggatatgacacgttgttttctcgagatgagaattttttctaaaaataataaaggtaatattcaatgtttagaattttgagaaattgtgccctaacgtttTGGGCTGCAatttcttcatctgacttaaacaattgaatatctttttaaattttattgcacgagTTTTTTTGGACAAGCTCGTTTTTGAGGAagtgaaatatcatgccctaactcattgggtgtgacattttctcttttcaaaatgagagggtcttatcgagtaacttgttttatataagttttaaaaaaaaacaaaagatcgtattttaaatctattcaaagttttcaattttcgacattaagatattaattaattaactaggtaccaatttttgggcgttacgagggtgttaatccttcctcgtatgtaaccgactcccgaacccgtttttctgaatttcatggaccaaaattgttgttttaataaagtcaaattgcttattaaaaataaccactttttgaggtgactcgatcacacctaaataaaaaggatcggtggcgactcccatttttattttttttcaaaatctaagtcgaccccgtttttcaaaataaaaatggtgtcaacaataatCAT
Coding sequences within it:
- the LOC107914754 gene encoding uncharacterized protein, with the protein product MRRPIRLAPMATAASAFWELGQGAPMDLQPCVGIPRIPDFSKSEFSSENTWNATTSGFACELNFENPTIKNHVEPYVPFLVENNASTSRYIESRATNHVCQAASVLNIATQYSGNIPLLIGDGTYATIANVRIFKLR